The genomic interval GACCAGCACCGGCCGTTCCGGCCGACCGACGCGTGGGAGCGCGAGGCGCCCGAACCGGAGGACCCCGACGAGACGCTCGCCGAACTCGACATCTCCGAGGAGGTCCGCGACGAGGTGTTCGACGACGCGTGGTTCGAGGCCCGCGAGGCGAGCGACGAGGGGCCGCTGGCCGAGAAGGACCTGCTGGCCTACCTCGCCGTCCATGGCCGCGCCTACGACGAGGAGTCGGGCAAGGCCGTCGCGTACGAGGAGTGGCAGCGCGAACTGCTCGAACTGCTCCGTCGGGAGGCGTACTACTTCGCGCCCCAGCGGATGACGAAGGTGATGAACGAGGGGTGGGCCGCCTACTGGGAGTCGCTCATGATGACCGGCGAGAACTTCGCGGCCGACGAGGAGTTCGTCGCCTACGCCGACCACATGGCCCGCGTCCTCGGCTCGCCCGGCCTCAACCCCTACGCGCTCGGCCTCGAACTGTGGACCTACGTCGAGAACCGCGCGAACCGCGAGGCCGTCCTCGAAGCCCTGCTGCGCGTGGACGGCGTCACCCCCGAGACGTTCCGCGACCGCGTGGACCTCGACGCGGTCCTCGCCGGGCTCGAACCCGACCCCGAACTCGCGGACGTGCCGGGGCACCTCGACGCGCTGGACCCCGACGACCCCCGCGTCGACGCCGACGGCCTCGCGGCGGCCCGCGCCGGCGAGTTCGACCCCGAGCGGTACCCGTGGCGGGTGCTCACCCGCGCGGGGCTCGTCGAGCGCCACTACTCGCTCGTCCAGCCGGCGAACCGCGGCTTCCTGAAGCGGGCGGGTCGCGACGACCTCGACCGGATATCGCGCTACCTGTTCGAGACCGACCGCTACGCGACCGTCGAGGAGGCCGTCGCGGCGGTGGACCGCGGCGCCGGCTGGGACCGGCTGTTCGAGGTCCGCGAGAGCCACAACGACGTGACGTTCCTCGACGAGTTCCTCACCCCGGAGTTCGTCGCGGCGGGCGGCTACTTCGCCTACGAGTACAGCGAGCGCCACGGCGACTACCGCGCGACCGCCACGGACGCGGCGGCGGTGAAGCGGAAGCTCCTGCTCCGGTTCACGAACTTCGGGAAGCCGACGGTGACGGTCCACGACGGCAACTTCGGCAACCGGAACGAACTGCTGCTCGCCCACCACTACAACGGCGTCGCGCTCGACGTGCCGCGGGCGAAGCGCGTCCTCGAACGCGTGTTCCGGCTGTGGGGCCGCCCGGTTCAGCTGCTCACCGTCGTGAAGGAGGTGGACGACCACGACGTGGAGGTGGCCCGGCGGCGCGGCCGCGAGCCCGAGCCGGAGGAGGTCGGCGTCCGGTTCCGCTACGACGGGGAGCGGTTCGAGCGGACGGAGGTGCCGCGCTCGGAGTGGGCGCCGCTCGCGTCGCCGACGGTCGGGTACGACACCACCCCCGACGAGTGGCGGCGCCGCTGACCGCCGCGACAGCTTCAAGAGCCGGGGGGCGGAACCGCCGAGCGTGGCAACGCAGTCCTCCGATTCCGAGCTGGCGGCCACGGAGATACACGACGTCCTCCGCAACGACCGCCGGCGGCTCGCCCTGAAGTGCCTCCAGGACGCCGAAGCGGGCGGACTGACCGTCCGTGAGCTCTCCGAACGAGTGGCGACGATG from Halosegnis marinus carries:
- a CDS encoding SpoVR family protein; protein product: MTDTTRFAKRRIADDLEPHVRAAGQLARKLGLDPYPVNYWIVDHDEMNELIAYEGFQERYPHWRWGMNYDRQRKQRQFLGGKAFEIVNNDDPSHAFLQESNALADQKAVITHVEAHADFFRNNEWFRLFVDGGDDATPRGERGGPDAAAMLARHAETVREYVADPDIDREAVEAWIDHVACLDGCIDQHRPFRPTDAWEREAPEPEDPDETLAELDISEEVRDEVFDDAWFEAREASDEGPLAEKDLLAYLAVHGRAYDEESGKAVAYEEWQRELLELLRREAYYFAPQRMTKVMNEGWAAYWESLMMTGENFAADEEFVAYADHMARVLGSPGLNPYALGLELWTYVENRANREAVLEALLRVDGVTPETFRDRVDLDAVLAGLEPDPELADVPGHLDALDPDDPRVDADGLAAARAGEFDPERYPWRVLTRAGLVERHYSLVQPANRGFLKRAGRDDLDRISRYLFETDRYATVEEAVAAVDRGAGWDRLFEVRESHNDVTFLDEFLTPEFVAAGGYFAYEYSERHGDYRATATDAAAVKRKLLLRFTNFGKPTVTVHDGNFGNRNELLLAHHYNGVALDVPRAKRVLERVFRLWGRPVQLLTVVKEVDDHDVEVARRRGREPEPEEVGVRFRYDGERFERTEVPRSEWAPLASPTVGYDTTPDEWRRR